A genome region from Gouania willdenowi chromosome 9, fGouWil2.1, whole genome shotgun sequence includes the following:
- the slc4a5a gene encoding electrogenic sodium bicarbonate cotransporter 4 — MDHGDRGMGVSHLRYEEEEDHQSIYIGVPVPQGYRRKRRRRRSSREASDVERRYNQQRHHEHERYRDMDMEEGMVDSADQSLQDISRTMSPAAERLRYILNEDDDMPTPTLFTEMDTLQREGDELEWKESARWVKFEEKVEEGGERWSKPHVSTLSLHSLFELRTCLQTGTVLLDLDGYSLPQIVDDIIERQIEEGMISPDLREKISFVLLRKHRHQTKKPIHRSLADIGKSSSASRNAGPRGGAGGQGQGPGPTLGPASNFNRSTEDLRAKQQAANYGRLRHAQSRSMNDIADSPSTDQLKNKFMKKIPRDAEASNVLIGEVDFLNKPFVAFVRLAQATTLGGLTEVPVPTRFLFVLLGPQGKAKSYNEIGRAIATLMVDDLFSDVAYKARDREDLIAGIDEFLDEVIVLPPGEWDPKIRIEPPKKVTSADKRKSVFSLNELGQMNGTAGGGGGLAEDEEMPVQHELGEELAFTGRFCGGLYRDIKRKLPWLPSDFYEGFHIQTISAVLFIYLGCITNAITFGGLLGDATDNYQGVMESFLGTALAGSVFCLFGGQPLIILSSTGPILIFEKLLFDFSKNNNIDYMELRLWIGIHSCLQCFILVATDASYIIKYMTRFTEEGFSSLISFIFISDAIKKMVGSFKYYPINTDFKPDYVTAYKCECLAPDPIPVPDNSSTVSGLNVTALDWSQLSKKECLKYGGSLVGRSCKYVPDLALMSFILFFGTYSMTITLKKFKFSRYFPTKMRKLISDFSIFMSIMTFVGLDMLIGLKTPKLIVPTEFKPTRPDRGWIVMPFGKNPWWVYLASFVPALLVTILIFMDQQISAVIVNRKENKLKKGCGYHLDLFWVGILMAACSFMGLPWYVAATVISIAHIDSLKMESESSAPGEQPQFLGVREQRLTGILVFVLTGVSIFLAPILKFIPMPVLYGVFLYMGVASLSGIQFWDRIKLYMMPSKHQPDFSYLRHVPLRRVHLFTFIQILCLTVLWILKSTFLAIIFPVMILGLMVVRKMLDMVFSQHDLAWLDDLLPEKEKKKKEDDKKKGKDKDKDKKKSKGDDSEEEEKYHAYSNNSPSSESDLDRSITLHLKISCPSSPAVPIGRGMSCPVPQVKIEMESDYDSDIDRHRSRDMSSETTL; from the exons TGTCTCCTGCGGCCGAGCGACTGCGTTACATCCTGAATGAGGACGACGACATGCCAACACCAACGCTCTTTACTGAGATGGACACACTTCAGAGGGAAGGAGACGAGCTGGAGTGGAAGGAGTCGGCCAG GTGGGTGAAGTTCGAGGAGAAGGTGGAGGAGGGAGGAGAGCGGTGGAGCAAACCACACGTGTCCACGCTGTCCCTGCACAGCCTCTTTGAGCTGAGGACTTGTCTGCAGACTGGGACGGTGCTGCTGGATCTGGACGGATACTCGCTGCCACAAATAGTCG ACGACATCATCGAGCGACAGATTGAAGAGGGGATGATCTCTCCTGACCTGAGGGAGAAGATCAGCTTTGTACTGCTAAGGAAACATCGGCACCAAACCAAGAAGCCCATCCACCGCTCGCTGGCCGACATCGGCAAGTCAAGCTCCGCCA GTCGGAACGCAGGACCTCGAGGAGGAGCTGGAGGTCAAGGTCAAGGCCCGGGTCCCACTTTAGGGCCTGCGAGTAACTTTAACAGATCCACAGAAGACCTGCGAGCGAAACAGCAGGCTGCAAACTATGGACGTCTAC GTCACGCTCAGAGCAGGAGTATGAACGATATTGCAGACTCCCCCAGCACAGACCAG CTGAAAAACAAGTTCATGAAGAAGATTCCCAGAGATGCAGAGGCGTCCAACGTCTTAATAGGCGAGGTGGACTTCCTCAACAAACCCTTTGTGGCCTTTGTGCGTCTGGCCCAGGCCACGACGCTAGGAGGTCTGACGGAGGTCCCAGTCCCCACCAG GTTCCTCTTCGTTCTGCTTGGACCTCAAGGAAAGGCCAAGTCCTACAACGAGATCGGACGGGCTATTGCGACTCTAATGGTGGATGAT CTCTTCAGCGATGTAGCGTACAAGGCCAGAGATCGGGAAGACCTTATCGCTGGCATCGATGAATTCTTGGATGAAGTGATTGTGCTTCCGCCTGGGGAGTGGGATCCCAAAATCCGCATCGAGCCTCCGAAGAAAGTCACCTCAGCGGACAAAAG GAAATCAGTGTTCTCGCTGAACGAGCTTGGCCAGATGAATGGtacagcaggaggaggaggaggcctGGCCGAGGACGAGGAGATGCCGGTTCAGCACGAGCTCGGAGAGGAGCTGGCATTCACTGGACG TTTCTGTGGCGGTCTGTACCGGGACATAAAGCGCAAACTGCCGTGGCTGCCCAGTGATTTCTATGAAGGATTTCACATTCAGACCATCTCCGCTGTTCTCTTTATCTATCTGGGCTGCATCACCAATGCCATCACATTTGGCGGCCTGCTGGGAGATGCAACGGACAACTACCAG GGTGTGATGGAGAGTTTCCTGGGCACCGCCTTGGCTGGCTCAGTCTTTTGCCTTTTTGGAGGCCAGCCGCTAATCATTCTCAGCTCCACTGGGCCAATCCTCATCTTTGAAAAGCTCCTTTTCGATTTCAGCAA AAACAACAATATTGACTACATGGAGCTGCGGCTGTGGATTGGTATCCACTCCTGCCTGCAGTGCTTCATCTTAGTCGCCACGGATGCCAGCTACATCATCAAGTACATGACACGCTTCACCGAGGAAGGCTTCTCCAGTCTCATCTCCTTCATCTTCATCTCCGACGCCATCAAGAAGATGGTGGGCTCCTTCAAATACTACCCCATCAACACAGACTTCAAGCCCGACTACGTCACCGCCTACAAGTGCGAGTGCTTGGCGCCAGACCCGA TCCCAGTGCCAGATAACAGCTCGACTGTCTCTGGG TTAAATGTGACAGCTCTGGACTGGAGCCAGCTCAGCAAGAAGGAGTGTCTCAAGTATGGTGGCTCTCTAGTGGGAAGATCCTGCAAGTATGTTCCTGACCTGGCCCTCATGtccttcatcctcttcttcGGTACCTACTCCATGACCATCACGCTCAAGAAGTTCAAATTCAGCCGCTACTTTCCTACAAAG ATGAGGAAACTCATCAGCGACTTCTCCATCTTCATGTCCATCATGACGTTCGTGGGGCTTGACATGCTGATCGGACTCAAGACTCCGAAGCTGATCGTACCAACAGAGTTTAAG CCAACACGGCCGGACCGCGGCTGGATCGTGATGCCTTTTGGGAAAAATCCGTGGTGGGTGTACTTGGCCAGTTTTGTCCCTGCTCTCCTCGTCACAATCCTCATCTTCATGGACCAGCAGATCAGCGCCGTCATTGTCAACCGCAAGGAGAACAAGCTGAAG AAAGGCTGTGGCTACCACCTGGATTTATTCTGGGTGGGCATCTTGATGGCAGCATGTTCCTTCATGGGTCTGCCCTGGTATGTGGCCGCCACCGTCATCTCCATCGCACACATCGACTCGCTGAAGATGGAGAGCGAATCTAGTGCTCCTGGCGAGCAACCACAGTTCCTGGGAGTCAG AGAACAAAGACTGACGGGCATTCTGGTGTTCGTTCTGACTGGAGTCTCCATCTTCCTCGCTCCAATTCTGAAG TTCATCCCCATGCCTGTGCTGTATGGTGTCTTCCTCTACATGGGTGTGGCTTCCCTCAGTGGAATCCAG TTCTGGGACAGGATTAAGTTGTACATGATGCCGTCCAAACACCAGCCAGACTTCTCCTACCTCCGACACGTCCCCCTGAGGCGGGTCCACCTCTTCACCTTCATACAGATCCTCTGCCTGACTGTGCTGTGGATCCTCAAGTCCACCTTCCTTGCCATCATCTTCCCTGTCATG ATCCTGGGTCTGATGGTGGTCCGGAAGATGCTGGATATGGTTTTCTCCCAGCATGACTTGGCCTGGCTGGACGACCTCCTGCCcgaaaaggagaagaaaaagaaagaagacgacaagaagaaaggaaaggacaaagacaaagacaagaaGAAGTCCAAAGGAGATGACAGTGAAGAAGAG gaGAAGTATCACGCTTACTCCAACAACTCGCCAAGTTCAGAGTCCGACCTGGACCGCAG CATCACCCTCCACCTGAAGATCTCCTGCCCGTCGTCTCCGGCCGTGCCCATTGGTCGAGGGATGTCCTGCCCCGTGCCGCAGGTCAAGATCGAGATGGAGTCAGACTACGATTCAGACATCGACCGCCATCGATCCCGGGACATGAGCAGCGAGACCACACTATGA